A single genomic interval of Mangifera indica cultivar Alphonso chromosome 5, CATAS_Mindica_2.1, whole genome shotgun sequence harbors:
- the LOC123217126 gene encoding MLP-like protein 43, with translation MSLVGQLETDVEIKAPAKKFHDIFSCRPHHISNVCPEKIQGVDLHEGDWGNSGSVICWNYMHDGVPEVAKEIIEAIDDEINSTTFKVIEGHLLDKYKSFLFIVQASQKEEGSLVHWTLKYEKVSEEVPEPKGMLKLAIDVTKDIDAHLIKQAN, from the exons ATGTCTCTAGTTGGTCAGTTGGAGACTGATGTAGAGATCAAGGCTCCTGCTAAGAAGTTTCACGATATCTTCAGCTGTAGACCTCACCACATCTCCAATGTCTGCCCTGAAAAGATACAAGGAGTCGATTTGCATGAAGGTGATTGGGGGAATTCTGGCTCTGTCATCTGCTGGAATTATATGCATG ATGGGGTTCCTGAAGTCGCCAAGGAGATAATTGAAGCCATTGATGACGAGATCAACTCAACCACTTTTAAAGTGATCGAAGGACACCTATTGGATAAATACAAAAGCTTCCTTTTCATTGTGCAAGCCAGTCAGAAGGAAGAGGGCAGCTTGGTGCATTGGACTTTGAAGTATGAGAAGGTGAGTGAGGAGGTTCCAGAGCCAAAAGGGATGCTTAAATTGGCCATCGATGTCACCAAAGATATCGATGCTCACCTTATAAAGCaggctaattaa